The Tolypothrix sp. PCC 7712 region TGCGATCAAAACTTACTAATAGGTCACCTTTTTTGACTCTTTGCCCTTCTTGGACGTGAATCTGATCAATTACACCGCCTACTGGTGCTTGAATTTCTTTGACAAATCCTTTGGGTTCGAGTTTACCTTGCACTGGTACAGATTCGTCAATTTTGGCAGTAGCAGACCAAACCACGGCAAAACTTGTAACTCCAACTATGCTCCAGACTATCGCATGAGACCAAGCACGAGATTGTTTTAAAATGACAGGCTGATCGAATTCCTTTTTCTTTTCCTGCCAAGGAACATCCGAACTAAAAATACCTGTATCACCTTGTAAAAGCAGCTGCCATTGACGTTGAGCATCGGGAAAACGTTTCCAGATAATTAATATGCTGCCAACAATGAGCATGAAGAAAAAACCACCCATCGGTAACAGCAAATCTATTTGTAGAGGCCGAACTTCTGCAATTTGATTGAGATGATTGTATTTATTTGTGGGATTAACGAATTTTTCTGTTTGCGTTTGCGCTACGGAAGTTTGTTGATTATTCTCTTGAATTGGAGGTGAAAACGCTACCTCCATGCTTTCTGGTTGGCTAACGCAAGCACTCGTATTAGATGGTGGGGGAGTGGTTTCTTCAGCACGAATTTCTTGGCAATGATTAGCAGGTGTTTGCGAAACATTTGAACATTGTGTGCAAGCTAACAGCAAAGATAAATCTGGCATAGTTCTGCTTGGTTGTTTTCTTGGTCAAGGCTTTAAGGGTTAAGATTCGAGGGGACAGAATCAAAAGTCAAGGCTCAAAAGTGGTTGTTTATGTCACCTTTACTGCTGCATCTGTTGAATTCTCAGTCCCATTCTTCAATACCCTCTATAATTGCGATTCTTGTTGTTGAAATAGACAGTAATAACGTCCTTTCATAGCCATGAGTTCGGTATGTGTTCCTTGCTCTGCAATTACACCCTGATCCATGATGATGATTGTGTCGGCATTTTTGACGGTGTTCAGACGGTGAGTAATAAATAAAACGGTACGGTCTTGAAAGAACTCCATCAAATTACGACATACTTGTTGCTCAGATTCGTAATCTAAAGCACTAGTAGCTTCATCGAGAATTAATAATCTCGGATTTTGTAACACAGTGCGAGCGATCGCAATTCGTTGGCGTTGTCCCCCAGAAAGGGCGGAACCTCTTTCGCCAACTTGTGTGTTGTAGCCGTTAGGTAGTGCCATGATAAAATCGTGGGCGGCTGCGGCTTTGGCAGCAGCAATGATTTCTTCGGTAGTTGCGTCTGGTCGAATGAGTGCGATATTTTCTTGGATTGTTCCTTCAAATAATAAAGTATCTTGTAGCACTATCCCAATTTGACGACGCAAAGAATTTAACTCTACTTTCCTTATATCATAGCCATCGATTTGAATTTGCCCTGCTACTGGTTCGTAGAGACGGGGTAATAATTTTGTCAAAGTACTTTTACCAGAGCCACTTTGACCAACTATACCAACGAAGGTTCCAGGGGCAATTTCCAAATTAATATTGATTAGTTTTAAGCTATCTTCTGGGTTAAAACCAAAGGAAACTCCTATGTATTTAACCCTGTTTTGTCACTCTGGCAGTAGTATAATAAGGTAAAAATGCTAGAACCAAGACACAGAGCATGGTACAGCCCCGTCCAGCCGCACCAACAGTCAAATTTGTGGACGAATATTGCCAGTGGTATAAAAGTCTGTTTCCAGATGTTAGGAGTTTCGAGGCTTTTAAATATCTCCATGTAGGCTGCATTTCTGATCTAAAACGTAAAACATTGCCAGAAATAGCAAAAATCGTAGGATTAGATAACCAGCAAGGGTTGCATCATTTTCTAACTACATCACCTTGGGATATAGAAAAGTTAAGAACCTTAAGGTTAGAGTTAATTTTACAAGTGCTAAAAGGTAGACCAATCATTTTAATTATTGATGAGACAGGGGATAAAAAGAAAGGGAGCAAGACAGATTATGTGAAACGGCAGTATATAGGAAATTTGGGAAAAACAGATAATGGAATTGTGGCAGTGACAGTATATGGTGTTTTCTGTGGGATGACATTTCCATTACTGTTTGAAGTGTATAAACCCAGGGAAAGATTACAGGCAGGAGATAAGTACCGCACTAAACCAGAAATAGCAGCAATACTGATAAAAAAGCTACAATCAATGGGTTTTAAATTCAACTTAGTACTTGCAGATAGCTTATATGGAGAGAGTGGTAAGAATTTCATATCTGTATTAGATGAACTAAACTTGAACTATATAGTAGCGATTCGGTCAAATCATTATGTAGAAATACTTCCACGACAACATATTCAATATTTAAAGTGGCAGAAGTTTCAAAGGGTATTCTCTGACTTGAGTCGGGAAAATCGATTTATTAGAGAAATTATTCCGGGAAAACGTGGAGAACTTAGATATTGGCAAATTACTACAGATCCAGAAAATTTGCCTGATAACACTACTTGGTATGTGATGAGTAAATATCCAGACATTACGCCAAGAGAAGTTGGAAATTTTTACGGTTTAAGAACTTGGGTCGAGTACGGGTTAAAACAAAGTAAGAATGAATTAGGTTGGTCAGATTTTCGCCTGACTCACTACCCAGATATTGAGCGATGGTGGGAAATTATTTGCAGTGCTTATTTAATGGTTAGTCTGCATTCGGAGCAACTGTTTCAGTCTCCATCACAACGAGAGTCAAAATTTGTTTCACATCCTTGGTGGGATAATGGAAATGGCTGGAAGAACATTCTTAACAATCTTCGTTTGATTATTCAACCTTTTACTTTATTTAATCTGATATATCCCTGGTTAACGGTTTTTCCTATTCCTCAATTAGCTTTGGGTTTTTTTAAACTTCAATCTATTATTTATAGCCTCACCAGTTCAATTTTTATATCCCTGATTCACCCTGATTTCTACTTTTCCTCTGCCTAGAGTGACAAAAGAGGGTTAATAGCACCTGCAATATCTGGGAGTTGAATATTGTTGCGATCGCTGGCATTAACTTCTGGCGCTGTATCTAAAATATCACCGAGGCGTTCTATGGATAATGCGACTTCTTGGAAGCTTTGTGAGAGTTGAATTAAACGCAGCAGTGGACTGGTAACATAACCAGCAATAATTCGGAAGGCAATTAACTGTCCTAAACTCAGTTGATTGGAAATCACTAAATGCGCGCCTACCCACAAGAGGACAAAGCTAGAAAATTGATTTAAAAATCCACTAATAGAATTGGCGGTACTAGAAGTAAGGACATTCTTAAACCCAGCGCTAATATAACGCGTATAGCGATCGCGCCATTGCCAACGAGATTTTAATTCAATATTTTGGGCTTTGACTGTTTGAATGCCGGTGAGAATCTCCACTAAATAGGATTGCGTGTCAGCGTAGCGTTCGGCTTTTTTGCGTAATTGTTGCTGCACAATCGGCACCACAAAAGTTGTGAGGATGGCAAACAATGGTACAGTTGCCAAAGCTACGAGGGTTAAAACCCAACTATAAAACAACATGATGCCGATATAAATCACGGAAAATACGGCATCTAAAACTACAGTTAATGCTGTCCCTGTGAGAAATTGCCTAATATTTTCTAGTTCATTAATTCTCCCGGCTAATTCTCCGACGCGGCGACGCTCAAAATAATTCAGGGGTAATCTTAACAGATGCTCAATTACTTCTGAACCCAAACGAATATCGATGCGGTTAGTAGTATCGGCAAATAAATAAATCCGCAAACTCGTTAACGCCGCTTCAAATACGCCAATTACTAACAAGAAAATCCCTAAAATATCCAGAGTATCGAGGCTTTTTTGAATTAATACAGTGTCGATAATGATTTGGGTAATAATTGGGTTAGCCAAACCAAATATTTGTACAAAAAAAGAAGCCACCAAGACTTCCATCAACACCAAACGGAATTTATAGATGGAAGGTAGGAACCACCTTAAACTAAATTTTTCTGGGCGATCGCCATCTGCCTGTTCTACTGTTAATACTGGCCCGGATTGTCCCCAAATATTGGCAAACTCTGCGGGTGTATATCTGGCTATCCCGCTTTCTGGTGCGGCTACGATGATTTCCCGTTCGGTAATTTTGTACAGCAAAGCCAGATTTTCTTGGAAGTAAATCAGCGCTGGCGCATTTAAGCGATTAATTACATGAGATGGAACGTTAACTAATTGGGCTTGCAAACCCATCATTTCCACCACTGCGCCAGCTACTGGGAGAGTAATTTGCTTGTGGGTTTTGAGTTGGTTCGTTAGAACTTTGCGGATTAAATCACGGCGGAAAGAACCCCCCAATATCTGATTCAACATCTGGAAACAAGCCAAAGGCGCGTCAATAGGCCCTTTTCCCGATACCAAGATAGTTTGCGCTGGCGCAAGATTTTCGCTGTATGGATCTGGTGGATATTCTGGTGCTGGCGCAATTTTTAACTCGGAAGTCTCTTCCTGAGGCGCATCCCAGGGAATACCCAATATGCGAACCTCTGTAGTACTTTGCCAATGTCTACCCTCGCGTGGCAATAAGCGAAAGCCGACACTCATATGATCAATAATGCCAGCGCTGAGTATCCACAAGTGGTCTTTATCAAATTGCAGAGAATTGATTTTTCCTGGTAGTAAATTCACCACCAACGTATCTTGCCAAAGTTGGCGCGCTAAATCTTTGGCATTAAAGCTGGTATCTGGATGACGCTGGAGTTCCTGATTTACCAGTTCAAAAACTTCAATAATGTGGGAATGCGATCGCACTGCTTGGGCAAACTCTGGTTCTTGTTCCATTAATTGCATGAATTCCAGAGAATCCAGCGTCACAGCGATCAGTTCGGACGAGGCCATAACAGCCTCGCAACTTATGCCTCGTACCAATCCCAACCAACCCAGAAACTCTCCTCTTTCAACCACCGTCAAACTACTGGGAGAGTTAGTTTGTAAATCGTGACCTAATACCCGCGCTTGTCCTTGATAAATTATCATCACTTGCGCTGGCATTCTTTCCCTAACTAACATCCACTGTCCGGTACGATATTGCAACAGTTGGCATTTAGCTGCAACGCTTTCTAAAGTTGTTGATGAAAGTTGAGTAAATGGCGGAGTTACAGCGAGAAATTCAACTATTTCATTTTCAGTAATACCTGGCTTCATCCCATCTGATACTCCACGCAATGGTTGACAGCTTGTCTAAAAATTTTGCATCAAAATCCAAAATCTAAAATCCAAAATCTAAAATCCAAAATCCAAAATCTAAAATCTAAAATTCTCTAATTCGGTTTTGATTTGTGTTTGTATCCAAGCTTCAAAGAGTTCATCTAGTAAATGCTGCTGCATCGCTTCATCTAACTGTGCAGGCAGAAATTGTTCTAAGCGAATAATTACATACCAATCAGCGATTAACTGAGGCTTCCAAAGTTGACCAGGTTGACTGGCAAAAAGAATCTTTTGAATTACGGGATGCGGTTGAGATAAAGGAACTGGCCCAACCACCCCTCCTGTTTGGGCTTCAGAACCTTGGGAATACTGTTGAGCAATAGTTGCAAAAGAATTCTCTTCTTCCGCAATGCGAAAATATAGCTCTTGGGCTAAACCCTCATCTTGGGTGCGAATCATGGAATAGACAACTTGGTCTAAATCTGATTTACGTTGCAGAAAATAAGACTCAAGTTTGTTTCCCCACATCTGCAATTGAAATTTGCGGATTAATATGGGACGAATTGCTACCTCATACATGATTGCTTCCGTTAGCTGATTTTTTTGCAACCATGCGGCTTGTTCCTCCAAAGAGGTGAGTTGGTAGCGTTGACGGAAATGTGCGATCGCCGAGAGTGTTTCTGCTTCTGTGCAGTTAAAGGGTGCGATCGCTTCGTCAATCAGTTTGGCACGTAGTACCTGCGGTAATAGTTGGTAACGATTCAGCAAAGACAGCAATTTTTCTGCCTGAAGAATTTCGTTCCCCGCTTGTAATGTTGGTGTTGTCATAATTTCTGACTAGCACTTTGGCATTCTAAGGTTTGGGCAGAAAACTGTACATCCCTACGCTGTTAGCGTATCTAAAACTACTAAGAGTCCTTAAACCCATCTCTTGTTCTGTTCAGGAATTTTTCATTACATCCGGATTTTTTTCAAGAAGCCTTTGTAAATTTTTTTAGTCTGAATTTATGATGGCTTCTTGAAAGCTTTAAATTATATACGCTTTTTAGAGTAATTTATTACAGCTTTACTGGGCTATACTGATTTTTTATAAAAATTTTAGTTAATTTAGCTACTAAGTATTTAATAAAAATCTCTCTGTATAGCTCATCAATAAACGCGCTAATGCTTGCAAAAATAAAATTTTGTATAAAAACTAGAAACAAAACAAATGTATAAATTATTTTTTTACTACCATGTGACGGTTTATCGACCGTCACAAAGCCAGTGTCAAAAAAGCTACGGTATCTTTTATCCTGAGGTGAAGTGACTGATGTATTACTACTTACATCTTTTCCTCTACCAACTACGGTGTCTGAATCCATCTGCCAGAACTCATACCAATTCTCTAAAATTCGGCAACACATACACCCAAACTTTCAAATCCAGAATCGGCCGAATTTTCACAAATTACCAATTGGTATCAGGCATATTTACAACACCCCTAACAGAGGAAGTCGCTGGAGAGGAAAGCCTCTCTAACAATTAGCTTAAATCTACCCAATACAAGACTTTGCAGTTTTACGCAAGCTTGTGACAGTTTTGCTTTTACACCCCTTCCAATACTTGTTGGTTAAGGGGAAAAAGGAGAATGGTTCAAGGGAAAGAAACAACCTTTCACCCTTAACCTTTAACCTTTTCCCCAACACCAATTTTGAGTTCAAAACGCTTAATTGAGTAGTATTGACACCTCTTCAGGTTTGCTTCTACCAAAAATTGCAGGCAAACTCATCTCCTGCTGAATTCATGTGAACAAATCTTTATGAGGATAGATTCATGGCAACAACAACTAGCCCAACATTTGAACAAAGAGTTTTAGAACTGACCAATGTAGAACGCATCAAGAGTGGTTTGAAACCTCTGCAAGGCAATGCAGAACTTAACTATGCTGCCGATCAATATGCAGAATCGATGGCAAAGAACAATTTCTTTAGTCATACCGGGCTAGATGGTTCGCAAGCCTGGGATAGAGCCAAAAAAGTTGGCTTTGAAGCCCAAACAATGGGAGAGAATATAGCCAAAGGACAAAGAACACCAGAAGAAGTTGTAGCAGCTTGGATGAAAAGTCCGGGACACCGAGCAAATATTCTTAATCCCAGCTTTACTCAACTCGGTGTTGGTTTTCAAGACAACTATTGGGTGCAAAACTTTGGTAGCAATGATCGAAACCCTGCAAGTTATATTCCAGGTTCAGGTTCTCAAGCAAATCCTACACCAACACCCACTCCCACACCAACCCCAACACCTACCATCGGTAAAGAAATCAAGGGTGGAGACAGTAACGATGTCTTAAATGGTACTGCAGCTAATGATGTGATTTGGGGTGGTAAAGGTAACGATACCCTAAATGGCGGTAACGGTAGCGATCGCTTAATTGGTGGAATCGGCAGAGATAAATTAACTGGTGGTACTGGTGGCGATACCTTTGTTTATCAAAGTCTGCAAGACAGAGGAGACACCATTACTGATTTTTCTGTTAGCGAAGATAAAATAGACCTGCGCCAAATTTTCAGCGGTCAAGCTTACAACAGCAGCAATAAATTCAGTGATTTCATCAAATTCCAACAATATGGATCTAATACTATTGTTGGCATTGACGTAGATGGAAACACAAAACCTGGCGGGTTTCAGGGCTTTGTTCTCTTAGAAAAAGTCAACGCCTCTAATTTAACCGCTAAGAACTTTATCGTCTAATTCTTCAAGTTCCTCCGCTCCACTTTGCAGAACAGGGCGCAATTATTGCGCCCTTACTTAATTTGCCAAGAGTCAAGAGTCAACGGTCAAAGGTTAAAAGTTATTTCTTCCTTTCACCCATTCCCCCTTCCCCATTCCCCATTCCCCCTTCCCCATTCCCCATTCCCCCTTCCCCATTCCCCATTCCCCCTTCCCCATTCCCCATTCCCCATTCCTCACTTAGCACCACTATTCAACCTATTCCAACCATTCACCACCAGCACCAAGTTTTGTGGTAATTTATTTTGTGAAATATCGCTATATCTCACTGTTCCCTCTCGGCTAGTCAGGGTAAAGGTAATATAATCAGCCGCACCTTGAGCTACTGGATAACTCAAATTTTTAAATTCACTAAATTTTGCGCTTTCTAATAATCTGAGAAATTGTTTTACCTGTTGGGTAGAAACGCGGCGAACGCTACGTTCCGAATCATTAGCATCACCAATTCTGACTCGAATCAAGCTACCGTCATTGAGTAGAACAGTTTCATAAGT contains the following coding sequences:
- a CDS encoding IS701 family transposase: MVQPRPAAPTVKFVDEYCQWYKSLFPDVRSFEAFKYLHVGCISDLKRKTLPEIAKIVGLDNQQGLHHFLTTSPWDIEKLRTLRLELILQVLKGRPIILIIDETGDKKKGSKTDYVKRQYIGNLGKTDNGIVAVTVYGVFCGMTFPLLFEVYKPRERLQAGDKYRTKPEIAAILIKKLQSMGFKFNLVLADSLYGESGKNFISVLDELNLNYIVAIRSNHYVEILPRQHIQYLKWQKFQRVFSDLSRENRFIREIIPGKRGELRYWQITTDPENLPDNTTWYVMSKYPDITPREVGNFYGLRTWVEYGLKQSKNELGWSDFRLTHYPDIERWWEIICSAYLMVSLHSEQLFQSPSQRESKFVSHPWWDNGNGWKNILNNLRLIIQPFTLFNLIYPWLTVFPIPQLALGFFKLQSIIYSLTSSIFISLIHPDFYFSSA
- a CDS encoding peptidase domain-containing ABC transporter; translation: MKPGITENEIVEFLAVTPPFTQLSSTTLESVAAKCQLLQYRTGQWMLVRERMPAQVMIIYQGQARVLGHDLQTNSPSSLTVVERGEFLGWLGLVRGISCEAVMASSELIAVTLDSLEFMQLMEQEPEFAQAVRSHSHIIEVFELVNQELQRHPDTSFNAKDLARQLWQDTLVVNLLPGKINSLQFDKDHLWILSAGIIDHMSVGFRLLPREGRHWQSTTEVRILGIPWDAPQEETSELKIAPAPEYPPDPYSENLAPAQTILVSGKGPIDAPLACFQMLNQILGGSFRRDLIRKVLTNQLKTHKQITLPVAGAVVEMMGLQAQLVNVPSHVINRLNAPALIYFQENLALLYKITEREIIVAAPESGIARYTPAEFANIWGQSGPVLTVEQADGDRPEKFSLRWFLPSIYKFRLVLMEVLVASFFVQIFGLANPIITQIIIDTVLIQKSLDTLDILGIFLLVIGVFEAALTSLRIYLFADTTNRIDIRLGSEVIEHLLRLPLNYFERRRVGELAGRINELENIRQFLTGTALTVVLDAVFSVIYIGIMLFYSWVLTLVALATVPLFAILTTFVVPIVQQQLRKKAERYADTQSYLVEILTGIQTVKAQNIELKSRWQWRDRYTRYISAGFKNVLTSSTANSISGFLNQFSSFVLLWVGAHLVISNQLSLGQLIAFRIIAGYVTSPLLRLIQLSQSFQEVALSIERLGDILDTAPEVNASDRNNIQLPDIAGAINPLLSL
- a CDS encoding peptidylprolyl isomerase, coding for MTTPTLQAGNEILQAEKLLSLLNRYQLLPQVLRAKLIDEAIAPFNCTEAETLSAIAHFRQRYQLTSLEEQAAWLQKNQLTEAIMYEVAIRPILIRKFQLQMWGNKLESYFLQRKSDLDQVVYSMIRTQDEGLAQELYFRIAEEENSFATIAQQYSQGSEAQTGGVVGPVPLSQPHPVIQKILFASQPGQLWKPQLIADWYVIIRLEQFLPAQLDEAMQQHLLDELFEAWIQTQIKTELENFRF
- a CDS encoding CAP domain-containing protein, translating into MATTTSPTFEQRVLELTNVERIKSGLKPLQGNAELNYAADQYAESMAKNNFFSHTGLDGSQAWDRAKKVGFEAQTMGENIAKGQRTPEEVVAAWMKSPGHRANILNPSFTQLGVGFQDNYWVQNFGSNDRNPASYIPGSGSQANPTPTPTPTPTPTPTIGKEIKGGDSNDVLNGTAANDVIWGGKGNDTLNGGNGSDRLIGGIGRDKLTGGTGGDTFVYQSLQDRGDTITDFSVSEDKIDLRQIFSGQAYNSSNKFSDFIKFQQYGSNTIVGIDVDGNTKPGGFQGFVLLEKVNASNLTAKNFIV